The following are encoded together in the Cyanobacterium aponinum PCC 10605 genome:
- a CDS encoding 4-hydroxy-3-methylbut-2-enyl diphosphate reductase: MDTKTFKRTLQQSDNYHRKGFGHQEEVTLTLNQEYQSNLIQTIRQNNYQITQGNVTIRLAEAFGFCWGVERAVAMAYETRTHFPTEKIWITNEIIHNPSVNKRLREMNVDFIPVDNGVKDFSVVNPKEVVILPAFGASVSEMQLLNDKGCTIVDTTCPWVSKVWNSVEKHKKKEYTSIIHGKYKHEETVATSSFAGTYLVVLNMKEAQYVCNYILNGGDKLEFLNKFKNAYSEGFDPDVDLVRVGIANQTTMLKSETEAIGKLFEQTMIKKYNPAELNQHFMSFNTICDATQERQDAMLDLVEEKLDLMVVIGGFNSSNTTHLQEIAIENQIPSYHIDSCDRILEGNRIEYKPLDKDLEIQENWLPEGKITVGITSGASTPDKVVEDVIEKIFALKSH; encoded by the coding sequence ATGGATACTAAAACATTTAAACGTACTCTACAGCAATCCGATAATTACCATCGTAAGGGATTTGGACATCAAGAAGAAGTTACCTTAACTCTCAATCAAGAATATCAAAGTAATTTAATTCAAACTATCCGTCAAAATAATTATCAAATTACCCAAGGAAATGTCACTATTCGTTTAGCAGAAGCCTTTGGTTTTTGTTGGGGGGTAGAAAGAGCAGTAGCTATGGCATATGAAACTCGTACTCATTTCCCTACAGAAAAAATTTGGATTACCAATGAAATTATACATAATCCTTCAGTAAATAAACGTTTAAGGGAGATGAATGTAGATTTTATTCCTGTTGATAATGGTGTTAAAGATTTCTCTGTTGTCAACCCCAAAGAAGTGGTTATTTTACCTGCTTTTGGTGCAAGTGTTAGTGAAATGCAACTATTAAATGATAAAGGATGTACTATTGTTGACACAACCTGCCCTTGGGTGTCTAAGGTTTGGAATTCGGTGGAAAAACACAAGAAAAAAGAATATACCTCAATTATTCACGGTAAATATAAACACGAAGAAACCGTCGCTACCAGTTCTTTTGCAGGTACTTATTTAGTAGTTTTAAATATGAAAGAAGCCCAATATGTTTGTAATTATATTCTCAATGGGGGGGATAAACTCGAATTTTTGAATAAGTTTAAAAATGCCTATTCTGAAGGATTTGATCCCGATGTGGATTTGGTTAGAGTTGGTATTGCTAATCAAACTACCATGTTGAAAAGTGAGACAGAAGCCATTGGCAAGTTGTTTGAACAAACAATGATTAAAAAATATAATCCTGCCGAGTTAAATCAGCATTTCATGAGCTTTAATACTATTTGTGATGCTACTCAGGAAAGACAAGATGCAATGTTAGATTTGGTAGAAGAAAAACTTGATTTAATGGTGGTTATTGGTGGTTTCAATTCTTCTAATACTACTCATCTTCAAGAAATTGCCATAGAAAACCAGATTCCTTCTTATCATATCGATAGTTGCGATCGCATCTTAGAAGGTAATAGAATAGAATATAAACCCTTAGACAAAGACTTAGAGATTCAGGAAAACTGGCTACCAGAGGGAAAAATTACCGTGGGAATAACTTCGGGCGCATCCACCCCTGATAAAGTAGTAGAAGATGTGATCGAGAAAATATTTGCATTAAAATCCCATTAA
- the ggt gene encoding gamma-glutamyltransferase: MIASLKKYIWLICLICVFVIGVESNLAQTPIYDTESIFHPITARSGMVSSQEKLATQAGLEVLQQGGNAVDAAVTVGFALAVTLPRAGNIGGGGFMMIHFADNNQNIALDYREKAPLKATKNMFLDDKGEVDSNKSRFSHLAVGVPGTVAGLTFALEKYGTISLKRALQPAIELAEKGFPVTQDFYDSLLFSRPYLERNPASQEIYFPNGNPPPIGSTFQQPQLAKTLKLIAKEGKKAFYEGEIARNIVQEMSKNGGLITLEDLMSYEPKIRQPIQGEYLGYQIYSMPPPSSGGVHLIQMLNILKGFDLKNLGHNTADTIHLMAETMKLAYADRSLYLGDPDFVDVPIQGLISQEYADFLREKIDKNQAIPSNKIKPNHPFNFRESHETTHYSIVDQYGNAVANTYTLNFSYGTGITVPNSGFLLNNEMDDFVAKPNTPNAYGLTGGEYNAIAPEKRMLSSMTPTIITKDGEVFLVTGSPGGSRIITTVLQIIINVLEFNLNIAEATVSPRFHHQWLPDELLLEKGINQDTRQILAKKGHNLKDSRAMGSTQSIMKQDKFLYGFSDPRRREALTLGF; encoded by the coding sequence ATGATTGCCTCTTTAAAAAAATATATTTGGTTAATTTGCCTTATTTGTGTCTTTGTTATCGGAGTAGAAAGTAATCTTGCTCAAACTCCCATCTATGACACAGAAAGTATTTTTCACCCCATTACTGCCCGTAGTGGTATGGTGTCAAGCCAAGAAAAATTAGCTACTCAAGCAGGTTTAGAAGTATTGCAACAAGGAGGCAATGCTGTTGATGCGGCGGTGACAGTGGGATTCGCTTTAGCCGTAACCTTACCTCGTGCAGGAAATATTGGCGGTGGCGGTTTTATGATGATTCATTTTGCTGATAATAACCAAAATATTGCCCTAGACTATCGAGAAAAAGCCCCTCTAAAAGCAACAAAAAATATGTTTCTCGATGACAAAGGAGAAGTGGATAGTAATAAATCTCGCTTTAGTCACTTGGCTGTAGGAGTACCGGGTACAGTTGCAGGACTTACTTTTGCTTTGGAAAAATATGGCACAATTAGCTTAAAAAGGGCTTTACAACCGGCTATTGAATTGGCAGAAAAGGGTTTTCCTGTTACTCAAGATTTTTATGACTCTCTTTTATTTTCTCGTCCGTATTTAGAAAGAAACCCCGCTAGTCAGGAAATATATTTTCCTAATGGTAATCCCCCTCCTATTGGCTCAACATTTCAACAACCACAATTAGCGAAAACTTTAAAATTAATTGCGAAGGAAGGAAAAAAGGCTTTTTATGAAGGAGAAATTGCCAGAAATATAGTTCAAGAAATGAGTAAGAATGGTGGCCTAATTACTTTAGAAGATTTAATGAGCTATGAACCTAAAATAAGACAACCAATTCAAGGAGAGTATTTAGGTTATCAAATTTATTCGATGCCTCCCCCAAGTTCAGGGGGTGTTCATTTAATACAAATGTTGAATATTTTAAAAGGTTTTGATTTAAAAAATTTAGGGCATAATACTGCTGATACTATTCATTTAATGGCAGAAACCATGAAATTAGCTTATGCCGATCGCAGCTTATATTTAGGAGATCCTGATTTTGTTGATGTTCCTATTCAAGGTTTAATATCTCAAGAATATGCAGATTTTTTAAGAGAAAAAATAGATAAAAATCAAGCAATTCCTAGTAATAAAATTAAACCAAATCATCCTTTTAATTTTCGAGAAAGTCATGAAACAACCCATTATTCTATTGTTGATCAGTATGGCAATGCAGTGGCAAATACTTATACTTTAAATTTTAGCTATGGTACAGGAATAACAGTGCCTAATAGTGGTTTTTTACTTAATAATGAGATGGATGATTTTGTCGCTAAACCCAACACTCCCAATGCTTACGGCTTAACAGGAGGAGAATATAATGCGATCGCACCTGAAAAAAGAATGCTGAGTTCTATGACTCCTACTATTATTACTAAAGATGGAGAAGTCTTTTTGGTAACTGGTAGCCCCGGAGGAAGTAGAATTATCACCACAGTTTTACAAATAATTATCAACGTTCTTGAATTTAACCTCAATATCGCTGAAGCAACTGTTTCCCCCCGTTTCCATCATCAATGGTTGCCCGATGAATTATTACTAGAAAAAGGCATCAATCAAGATACTCGACAAATATTAGCCAAAAAAGGACATAACTTAAAAGACAGTCGAGCAATGGGTAGCACTCAAAGTATAATGAAACAGGATAAATTTCTATATGGTTTTTCCGATCCTCGTAGGAGAGAAGCCCTAACCCTCGGATTTTAA
- a CDS encoding ATP-binding protein encodes MTPANLQKYLNKLVKNQLHISTMIWGAPGIGKSSIVAQVAQENNLDFIDLRLSQLAPTDLRGLPVAVAGRSKKQGISTWYPPDFLPQDGKGILFLDELNMAPPTMQGVAQQLILDRKVGAYEVPEGWFIWAAGNRKEDRASIFEMPSPLANRFLHLEVTVDFDSFKAYALTNNFHEQIIAFLSYRSELLHKLDIQSHAWASPRTWEMASKLHSNQIDITPAVGEGASAEFNAFVALYQNLPDIDGILKGKGEKIDFPTEASTRYATAIALAIRGKNADEALNSFRWLIDKAGNEWIQLFAVDLMRIMREKGQLGALSKLIKTEKQLQTFFKDFQNIIGIL; translated from the coding sequence ATGACACCTGCTAACCTCCAAAAATATTTAAACAAACTGGTTAAAAACCAATTACACATTAGTACGATGATTTGGGGTGCACCCGGTATAGGTAAATCCAGTATTGTTGCCCAAGTCGCCCAAGAAAATAATCTCGATTTTATCGATTTACGGTTGTCTCAACTTGCCCCCACTGATTTAAGAGGTTTACCCGTAGCAGTGGCAGGAAGAAGTAAAAAACAAGGTATTTCCACATGGTATCCCCCCGATTTTTTACCCCAAGATGGTAAGGGTATTCTCTTTTTAGATGAGTTAAATATGGCACCGCCTACCATGCAGGGAGTGGCACAACAGTTAATTTTAGATCGGAAAGTAGGGGCTTATGAAGTGCCTGAAGGGTGGTTTATTTGGGCGGCAGGTAATCGTAAAGAAGATAGAGCGAGTATATTTGAAATGCCCTCTCCTTTAGCTAATCGTTTTCTACATTTGGAGGTAACTGTTGATTTTGATAGTTTTAAAGCCTACGCCCTGACAAATAACTTTCATGAACAAATTATCGCTTTTCTCAGTTACCGTAGCGAATTATTACATAAACTAGATATTCAAAGTCATGCTTGGGCTTCTCCTCGCACATGGGAAATGGCGAGTAAGTTACACTCTAATCAAATAGATATTACTCCTGCGGTGGGAGAGGGTGCAAGTGCGGAGTTTAATGCTTTTGTGGCGTTATATCAAAATTTACCTGATATTGACGGGATTTTAAAGGGTAAAGGAGAAAAAATCGACTTTCCCACCGAAGCATCTACCCGTTACGCTACTGCCATCGCCCTTGCTATTAGGGGGAAAAATGCCGATGAAGCGTTAAATAGTTTTCGCTGGTTGATTGATAAGGCAGGTAATGAATGGATACAGTTATTTGCTGTGGATTTAATGAGAATAATGAGGGAAAAAGGACAATTAGGGGCTTTAAGTAAGCTAATAAAAACGGAAAAACAATTACAAACTTTTTTCAAGGATTTTCAAAATATTATCGGTATTCTCTAA
- a CDS encoding helix-turn-helix domain-containing protein yields MVIKLTASEEIKEVAQNLLNHKFKINVLKLEEHETVNIPVDLANFVEQIIREVAEGNSITLVSNHQEISTTEASEILEVSRQHLIELLESGELPIPFRRVGKHRRLRAEDVINYKNKIDEQRLKTLEELAKQAQELKLGYE; encoded by the coding sequence ATGGTAATAAAACTGACTGCATCTGAGGAAATAAAAGAAGTTGCTCAAAATCTTTTGAATCATAAATTTAAAATAAACGTATTAAAGTTAGAAGAACATGAAACAGTTAATATCCCCGTTGATTTGGCTAATTTCGTCGAACAAATAATTCGTGAGGTTGCGGAAGGTAACTCCATAACTTTAGTATCTAATCATCAAGAAATTTCTACCACAGAAGCATCGGAAATATTAGAGGTTAGTCGTCAGCATTTAATTGAATTACTAGAATCAGGGGAATTGCCAATACCGTTTCGTCGAGTCGGAAAACACCGTAGATTAAGGGCGGAAGATGTTATTAATTATAAGAACAAAATTGATGAACAAAGGCTAAAAACACTGGAAGAATTAGCTAAACAAGCTCAAGAATTAAAATTGGGTTATGAATAA
- a CDS encoding PIN domain-containing protein: MIKIYLDVCCLNRPFDDWSYERNRLEGESVTSILQLFNSEQYKLVSSEVVEVELRKMKNLDKLKQIKNLLKKADHTIILNQEIDARSQELEKLGFGLYDSFHIASAEYAMVDVLLTTDDRLLKKALKYQDLLKVKLDNPVIWLMNNILLKGD; this comes from the coding sequence ATGATTAAAATTTATCTTGATGTCTGCTGTCTAAATCGTCCTTTTGATGATTGGAGTTATGAAAGAAATCGTTTAGAAGGAGAATCTGTAACTTCAATTCTTCAACTTTTTAATTCTGAGCAATATAAATTAGTTAGTAGTGAAGTAGTTGAAGTTGAACTTAGAAAAATGAAAAACCTTGATAAATTAAAACAAATAAAAAACCTGCTAAAAAAAGCAGACCATACCATAATCTTAAATCAAGAAATTGACGCTCGATCTCAAGAATTAGAAAAACTAGGCTTTGGATTATATGATTCTTTTCATATTGCTAGTGCTGAATATGCTATGGTAGATGTGCTATTAACAACCGATGATAGATTACTCAAAAAAGCATTAAAATACCAGGATTTATTAAAAGTTAAATTGGACAATCCAGTTATTTGGTTAATGAATAATATTTTATTAAAAGGAGATTAA
- the recN gene encoding DNA repair protein RecN translates to MLITIRIDNFALVDHIELEFGKGLNVLTGETGAGKSIILDAIDVVLGGKANQRMIRTGAKKAIVEATFYSSPLLEDWLEAQEIESFHDGTVICGRELSMSKDNFRSRCRINGVVINKTVINQLRDRLLEVTAQGETGQLLSVTTQRDLLDAYGGEKLGKQRQLVSQAFAKAQKALEALETRRQWEQQRLQRLDLIQHQIKELSAVHLESADELEQLEIESDRLTHVVELQQLSYQAYQLLYQSESDESQAVADILGKAQSIIGDMVNYDKELGSILEMVQEALNQVVEAGQQIYSYGSSLEADPERLEEIEERIRLLKRICRKYGSNLGEVIDYYHNLQKELTELTDNSQSIEELEQKYLASEQKMLDLCAKLTDLRTKASKNLETQLTQELKPLGMAKVQFQCRVTPINPNYWGADQVEFYFSPNPGEDLQPLAMTASGGEMSRFLLALKSCFSEAQRDDKTLIFDEIDTGVSGKVAQAIADKLHKLSHHHQVLCVTHQPLVAAMADHHFRVEKQLQQSSDGKDLRTIVQVRHLEEEIHRRDELAELTGGHSAEDAIAFADSLLEMAQTRKEQILLSPSN, encoded by the coding sequence ATGCTGATAACTATTCGCATTGATAATTTTGCATTGGTAGATCATATAGAATTAGAGTTTGGTAAGGGGTTAAATGTTTTAACAGGAGAAACTGGTGCGGGGAAATCAATTATCCTCGATGCTATTGATGTGGTTTTAGGGGGAAAAGCTAATCAGAGGATGATTCGCACTGGTGCAAAAAAAGCTATTGTTGAAGCGACATTTTATTCATCCCCGTTGTTAGAGGATTGGTTGGAGGCTCAGGAAATAGAATCTTTCCATGATGGTACGGTGATTTGTGGCCGAGAATTGAGTATGAGTAAAGATAATTTTCGCTCTCGTTGTCGGATAAATGGAGTGGTAATTAATAAAACTGTAATTAATCAATTACGAGACCGACTTCTGGAAGTGACAGCCCAAGGAGAAACAGGGCAATTATTGTCTGTGACGACTCAGAGAGATTTATTAGATGCTTATGGGGGGGAAAAATTGGGTAAACAAAGGCAATTAGTGTCTCAAGCCTTTGCTAAAGCTCAAAAAGCCTTAGAAGCTCTTGAAACTCGTCGTCAGTGGGAGCAACAACGCCTTCAACGTCTTGATTTAATACAACATCAAATTAAGGAATTAAGTGCAGTACATTTGGAATCGGCTGATGAGTTGGAACAGTTGGAAATAGAGAGCGATCGCCTCACTCATGTAGTAGAACTGCAACAATTGAGTTATCAAGCCTATCAATTACTATATCAAAGTGAATCAGATGAAAGTCAGGCTGTAGCGGATATTTTGGGTAAAGCTCAATCTATTATCGGAGATATGGTTAATTATGACAAAGAATTGGGGAGCATACTAGAAATGGTGCAGGAAGCCTTAAATCAGGTAGTGGAGGCAGGACAACAAATTTATAGTTATGGATCGAGTTTAGAAGCAGATCCAGAGCGATTAGAGGAGATAGAAGAAAGAATTAGGCTTTTAAAGCGTATTTGTCGTAAATATGGCTCAAATTTGGGAGAAGTAATTGATTATTACCATAATTTACAAAAAGAGTTGACCGAATTAACGGATAATAGTCAGTCTATTGAGGAGCTAGAACAAAAATACCTTGCTAGTGAGCAAAAAATGCTCGATTTATGTGCTAAATTAACGGATTTGAGGACGAAGGCTTCAAAAAACCTAGAAACCCAATTAACCCAAGAATTAAAGCCTCTAGGCATGGCAAAAGTACAGTTTCAATGTCGGGTGACACCTATTAATCCTAACTATTGGGGAGCTGATCAAGTAGAGTTCTATTTTAGTCCTAACCCGGGGGAAGATTTACAACCTTTAGCGATGACTGCTTCGGGGGGAGAAATGAGTCGTTTTCTCTTGGCTTTAAAATCTTGCTTTTCTGAGGCTCAAAGGGATGATAAAACCCTAATTTTTGATGAAATTGATACGGGGGTTTCGGGGAAAGTGGCACAGGCTATAGCTGATAAGTTGCACAAATTAAGTCATCATCATCAGGTGTTATGTGTCACCCATCAACCCTTAGTCGCCGCTATGGCAGATCATCATTTTCGGGTGGAAAAACAATTGCAACAATCGTCTGATGGTAAGGATTTAAGAACTATTGTACAAGTACGACATTTAGAAGAAGAAATCCATCGTCGTGATGAATTGGCAGAGTTAACGGGAGGACATTCCGCAGAAGATGCGATCGCATTTGCTGATTCTTTGTTAGAAATGGCACAAACCAGAAAAGAGCAAATACTGTTATCACCGAGTAATTAG
- a CDS encoding vWA domain-containing protein, whose protein sequence is MSEIEQSEQLISHSRLRMRVKSPFFATLALFAQFKASYAIDTAATDGKTVFYHPEYLISLPKAQQDGLILHEILHMALLHTIRRHHRECQLWNIACDIVVNGLIAEDKNYELPPNGIRKPEWETKSVEEIYELLLQQPNESKPSLLMPDLLNQPLYDSDNEENNQAETTNKSANNQQETIDKSPKNGNQTRSKDKFLANNDINLEVELTGSIQEHKQGELKAYWQNAMQQANIVARTSNQGKLPAGMERQFKELQSAQIDWRTYLWRYLVQTPTDFQGFDRRFISHGLYLDTLAGESVQVYVCIDTSGSISDHQMNLFCSELQGILGAYPHLQCQLYYADANIYGGYELKANDDIPKPIGGGGTSFIPFFEQVEKTRDLCLQGVCVYLTDGYGDFPRDKPSLPVLWVVVPGGLDMDKFPFGEIVKIY, encoded by the coding sequence ATGAGTGAGATCGAGCAAAGTGAACAATTAATTAGTCATAGCAGATTAAGAATGAGGGTAAAATCCCCCTTTTTTGCTACTTTAGCCCTATTTGCCCAGTTTAAAGCTAGTTATGCCATTGATACCGCCGCTACAGATGGTAAAACAGTTTTTTATCATCCCGAATATTTGATTTCTTTACCGAAGGCACAACAAGATGGTTTAATTTTACATGAAATCTTGCACATGGCTTTATTGCATACTATTCGCCGACACCATCGAGAATGTCAGTTATGGAATATTGCTTGTGATATAGTGGTTAACGGTTTAATCGCTGAGGATAAAAATTATGAATTACCCCCCAATGGAATCCGTAAACCTGAATGGGAAACTAAAAGCGTTGAGGAGATTTACGAATTACTCTTACAACAACCCAATGAATCTAAACCTAGTCTGTTAATGCCAGATTTACTTAATCAACCTCTTTATGATTCTGACAACGAGGAGAATAATCAAGCAGAAACCACTAATAAATCTGCTAATAATCAGCAGGAAACCATCGATAAATCACCTAAAAATGGTAATCAGACTCGAAGTAAAGACAAATTTTTAGCAAACAATGATATTAATTTAGAGGTAGAATTAACAGGTTCAATCCAAGAACATAAACAAGGGGAATTAAAAGCCTATTGGCAGAATGCCATGCAACAAGCGAATATCGTTGCTCGAACCAGTAATCAAGGTAAATTACCAGCAGGGATGGAAAGGCAGTTCAAAGAATTACAATCAGCACAAATCGATTGGCGTACTTATCTTTGGCGGTATTTAGTGCAAACTCCGACGGATTTTCAAGGGTTCGATCGCCGTTTTATCTCTCATGGTTTATATTTAGATACTTTAGCAGGGGAATCAGTGCAAGTATATGTTTGCATTGATACTAGCGGTTCAATATCAGATCATCAGATGAATTTATTTTGTAGTGAACTACAGGGAATATTAGGAGCATATCCTCATCTCCAATGCCAATTATACTATGCCGATGCCAACATTTATGGAGGTTATGAACTAAAAGCTAACGATGACATTCCCAAACCCATTGGCGGTGGTGGCACATCATTTATTCCCTTTTTTGAACAAGTAGAAAAAACCAGAGACTTATGTTTACAAGGAGTTTGTGTTTATTTAACAGACGGTTATGGAGATTTTCCCAGAGATAAACCAAGTTTACCCGTTTTATGGGTAGTTGTGCCGGGGGGATTAGATATGGATAAATTTCCCTTTGGAGAAATAGTTAAGATTTACTAG
- a CDS encoding exonuclease domain-containing protein: MNFIVIDTEGSDTLREIAIINQDGKLIYEAFVRTRGSTTKRLNHKPLTEIVRDLQNILPNQTIICHNVQHDRAILDKSFYKCRQQLPQAQFICTLELAQQKYPNFDSYQLGNLSRRFFLQVDNLYFKRVQAHRARYDAQFTLQLYLYLTSHPRIEDKPAMRVEKIVTTPSVKNPFSSSRVDDPYQNHLDFEHIYKSQFYHLKSLVEEIKQDKENQQSRGALILGEAGSGKTHLMMRLAKATLKTNRLLYVRQPNNPNSVMHHIYSRILESFAQKVDIEGTQRTQLDLLLAHVFVNILKTIQQEDKTQKLEQIIQLLQDDSLILYERLGGENTQRNRDNWKYIETKITQWWENNYSASGYAPNILKGIIKYCSYKDIKTKDKVRRWLTGNELDSQICEEIGLNNWQEDNLSKEDFALEGIRLFGQLSTLDEPLIIIFDQLEYLIHKPDILTSFGNALREIITHVPNSLIVVNLFPDRWQSFQGYFDDSTIDRLSINQLILQTPSTGELKKMLAMKCERVGTTLEELFKPEDLQIILKQSSIRKVINKASDYYHYRVLNLPLPEELPRINKASVEERLVSLENALTQIALICQPLLNHNNEKQLNIETHKNINNNGLDNEKQEDIIFDFEINKTESTKPNDEKIKVTKNNKLSQEKIVLNYFEENEQLISQKYDKPNIITDDDEYGKLVTIMEAFKSYDSRIELDHLTLGNRVLPSNLLIIKDKIKLAVGFLNIGGSAFTNRIRNFNELVVSSPQTKFYLLRDEKEGEITATGGRNRIEQLNYTSNGQFMVVDKEARVIFESIYKMILDINQNDLEVSMNDAIKVVLNRYANYWLIREIFATNHN; encoded by the coding sequence ATGAATTTTATTGTCATCGATACCGAAGGAAGTGACACCCTCAGAGAAATAGCCATTATCAACCAAGACGGAAAGCTAATTTATGAAGCCTTTGTTAGAACAAGAGGCAGTACAACAAAAAGACTAAATCACAAACCTCTAACAGAAATAGTCAGAGACTTACAAAACATCTTACCTAACCAAACCATTATCTGTCATAATGTACAGCACGATCGCGCCATTCTTGATAAGAGTTTTTATAAATGCCGACAACAATTACCTCAAGCACAATTTATTTGCACCCTTGAATTAGCACAACAAAAATACCCCAACTTCGACAGTTATCAACTAGGCAATCTCAGCCGTAGATTCTTTCTGCAAGTTGACAATCTTTATTTTAAAAGAGTTCAAGCCCATCGCGCTCGCTATGATGCACAATTTACCTTACAATTATATTTATACTTAACTTCTCACCCCCGAATAGAAGATAAACCAGCGATGAGAGTAGAAAAAATTGTGACAACACCCTCTGTTAAAAATCCCTTTAGTAGCAGTCGTGTAGATGACCCTTATCAAAATCATTTAGACTTTGAACATATATACAAAAGCCAATTTTATCATCTAAAATCCTTAGTAGAAGAAATTAAACAAGATAAAGAAAACCAACAAAGTCGAGGCGCATTGATACTGGGGGAAGCAGGAAGCGGAAAAACTCACCTGATGATGCGCCTAGCCAAAGCCACCTTAAAAACCAATCGCCTCTTATATGTGCGTCAACCGAATAATCCTAACTCTGTGATGCACCATATTTACTCAAGAATACTAGAAAGTTTTGCCCAAAAAGTTGACATCGAAGGCACTCAGCGCACTCAATTAGACTTACTTTTAGCTCATGTTTTTGTCAATATTTTAAAAACAATTCAGCAGGAGGATAAAACCCAAAAATTAGAGCAAATAATTCAACTTTTACAAGATGATAGCCTAATTTTATATGAACGTTTAGGAGGAGAAAATACCCAAAGAAATAGGGATAATTGGAAATATATAGAAACAAAAATAACTCAGTGGTGGGAAAATAATTATTCCGCTAGTGGTTACGCTCCTAATATTCTTAAAGGTATCATTAAATATTGTAGCTATAAAGATATAAAAACCAAAGATAAAGTCAGGAGATGGTTAACAGGAAACGAATTAGACAGTCAAATTTGTGAAGAAATAGGCTTAAATAATTGGCAAGAAGATAACCTAAGTAAAGAAGATTTTGCCTTAGAAGGAATCCGTTTATTTGGGCAACTATCCACCCTAGATGAACCATTAATTATTATCTTTGATCAATTAGAATATCTCATACATAAACCCGACATTTTAACCAGTTTTGGTAATGCTTTAAGGGAAATTATAACCCATGTTCCTAACTCGTTAATTGTAGTTAATCTTTTTCCAGATCGATGGCAAAGTTTTCAGGGATATTTTGACGATTCTACCATTGACAGACTATCTATTAACCAACTAATTTTACAAACTCCTTCGACAGGTGAATTAAAAAAAATGTTAGCCATGAAATGCGAAAGAGTTGGCACAACTTTAGAGGAGTTATTTAAGCCTGAAGATTTACAAATTATTTTAAAACAATCTTCTATCAGAAAAGTAATTAATAAAGCCTCAGATTATTACCATTATCGAGTGTTAAATTTACCCTTACCTGAAGAATTACCTCGTATTAACAAGGCTTCTGTAGAAGAAAGATTAGTAAGTTTAGAAAATGCCTTAACACAAATTGCTCTTATTTGTCAACCCTTATTAAATCATAATAACGAAAAACAATTAAATATAGAAACACATAAGAATATTAATAATAATGGATTAGATAACGAGAAACAAGAAGATATAATATTTGATTTTGAGATCAACAAAACGGAATCAACAAAGCCTAATGATGAGAAAATAAAAGTAACGAAAAATAATAAACTATCTCAAGAAAAAATAGTTTTAAATTATTTTGAAGAAAATGAGCAATTAATTTCTCAAAAATATGACAAACCTAACATTATTACCGATGATGATGAATATGGAAAATTAGTAACAATTATGGAAGCATTTAAAAGTTATGATTCAAGGATAGAATTAGACCATTTAACTTTAGGAAATAGAGTACTTCCTTCAAATTTATTAATTATTAAAGACAAGATTAAATTAGCAGTTGGTTTTCTCAATATTGGTGGTTCAGCTTTTACCAATAGAATCAGGAATTTCAATGAATTAGTTGTTTCTTCTCCTCAGACTAAATTCTATTTATTAAGAGATGAAAAAGAAGGAGAAATAACTGCTACAGGAGGTAGGAATAGAATAGAACAATTAAATTACACAAGTAATGGTCAATTTATGGTAGTAGATAAAGAAGCAAGAGTTATTTTTGAATCAATTTATAAAATGATTTTGGACATTAATCAAAATGATTTAGAAGTTAGTATGAATGATGCTATTAAAGTGGTTTTAAATAGGTATGCAAATTACTGGTTAATCAGGGAAATTTTTGCGACAAATCATAACTAA
- a CDS encoding ArsR/SmtB family transcription factor, giving the protein MSGFRALSDTIRIKVLELLSTRELCVCEISEVLDISQSKLSFHLKTLREANLVNSRQQGKWTYYSLNLSQLVALEQYLADFRRNTVLLPTRLCE; this is encoded by the coding sequence ATGTCGGGTTTCCGTGCTTTATCCGATACCATTAGAATTAAAGTGTTAGAGTTATTAAGCACCAGAGAATTATGTGTGTGTGAAATCTCCGAAGTTTTGGATATTAGTCAGTCTAAATTATCTTTTCACTTAAAAACTTTACGAGAAGCAAATTTAGTTAATAGCCGTCAACAGGGAAAATGGACTTACTATAGTCTTAACTTATCTCAATTAGTGGCTTTAGAACAATATCTAGCCGATTTTAGACGTAACACTGTTTTACTTCCCACTCGTCTTTGTGAATAG